TGATACGTTATTTTATCATGAATGTGGTGGTGTTGTAATGGAATACGGAATTCCCAAAGCTTCCCGTTTGAGTGTTTCCCCTCACTTGTAATACACTAGTCTCTATGAGCTTTTTTCAAAAGACTATCATCAAATGTTCATATAATAGAAAGGAAGTAACCTAGATGCATAACGTCATAGAAGTAGATTCGCTTCGCAAAGAGTTTAAAGCATATTCTAGTCGTTCTGGTTTAAAGGGAGCATTCCGCGATCTTTTTACAAGAAACTATAAAATAGTGCCAGCCGTCAACGATGTTTCTTTTACCATTAAACAAGGGGAAATGGTCGGATACATCGGGGAGAATGGTGCAGGAAAGTCGACCACCATCAAAATGCTGACAGGAATTCTCACCCCGACATCTGGAACAGTACGAGTTAATGGGATGAATCCGCATAAAGAAAGGGAAGAGTTTGTCCGTTCCATTGGCGTTGTGTTCGGCCAGCGTTCCCAGCTTTGGTGGGATATTGCGGTTCAAGAATCTTTCCGCCTCCTGAAAAAAGTATATAAGGTCTCAGACGAGGATTATAACGAGCATATGGACCATGTGATTGAAACGCTTGATATCGGCCATCTTCTCGATAAGCCGGTAAGAAAGCTGTCGCTTGGACAGCGGATGCGTTGTGAACTGGCTGCGGCGCTCATTCACAATCCCCCGTTGCTTTTCCTCGACGAACCAACAATCGGCTTGGATGTATTGGTAAAACTTAAAATCCGACAGTTCCTAAAAGAAATAAACGAAAAATATAAAACAACGATTCTATTGACCACGCATGATATGGCAGATATTGAAGCACTTTGTGAGCGAGTGGTCATGTTAGATGAAGGAAAGGTCATTTATGATGGTTCACTCCAAAAGCTCCGTAACAACTGGGGAGAAGGGAAGCAAATTCGATTCCAGTTTGCTCAAAACGTAACAGAAGAACAACTTACCCCGTTGACTCCAGATCTTGAAGTGCTATGGAAAAATGAAGGGAAAGAGACGATCTGGAGCGCGGTGGTTTCGAAAGAGGAAGAGGAAATTTCTGAACTTATCGGTAGGGTAGTAGGGCAGTTTTCCATCACAGACCTTACCATTCAAGAGATTTCTACAGAGGAAATAATCCGCAATATCTATGATAAGGGGATGGTTGCCGGCACAGAGCCAACCTCCCAAAAGCAGCCGGTGTTGACTCATGGATAAGTATATTGAAATGATCCGCATCCGTTTTTTGATGATGCTGGCATATCGCACGAACTATTACTCTGGAATCTTGATTTATAGCATTAACATAGGAGCCTACTATTTTCTTTGGCAAGCGATCTATAGCGGAAAAGAAGATATCCAAGGCATCTCCACCATCCAAATGACAACATATGTCGCTGTCGCTTGGATGGCTCGTGCTTTTTATTTTAATAATATTGACCGAGAAATTGCCCAAGAGATAAAAGAAGGAAAGGTTGCCGTTGAATTGATCAGGCCGTATAACTACCTTGGCATGAAGACCATGCAAGGGCTAGGTGAGGGAATCTTTCGCCTGGCATTTTTCTCGGTTCCAGGGATGGTCATTGTGGCACTCGTCTTTCCGTTAGAGTTCTCGGCAAACTTTGCCACATGGGGGCTTTTCGGAATCTCGATTATCTTCAGCTTTATTGTCAATACACAGATCAACCTGCTGACAGGAATTATGACGTTTTTTCTATTTAATAATGACGGACTTATCCGTGCCAAGCGTGTCGTGATTGATCTGTTTTCCGGGCTGTTGTTGCCAATCAGCTTTTACCCATTATGGGCACAAGATATTATGAGTTTCCTGCCGTTTCAGGCCATCAGCTATATCCCTAGTATGATTTTTACAGAGGGTATTACAGGAAATGCGGTATTTCAGGCATTATTCATGCAAATGATCTGGGTATTTATCCTGATTATCCCAATACAATTGCTATGGAATTTGGCAAAAAAACAACTAGTCGTGCAAGGAGGGTGAGGAATGTTTTATGTTTCAATGTTCTTTCAATACATTGGCCAGTATATAAAAACTCGGTTCCAATACAGAGCTGACCTGGTTGTAGAAATCCTCTCCGACTTGTTGTTTCAGGCGGTCAACCTGGTCTTTATCTTGGTTGTCTTTGGGCACACACAGTTCTTGAGCGGATGGAGCAGGGAGGAAATCATCTTTATTTATGGTTTCTTTTTGATACCTTATGCGCTGTTTTCCTCGTTTTTTAACATTTGGGATTTTAATGAACGATATATTGTAAAAGGGGAGATGGATCGCATCCTGACGCGTCCAATCCATAGTCTGTTTCAAGTAGTTCTGGAGCGGATGGAACTGGAATCATTATTTGGGGTGTTTACTGGTGTGGCAATCATGATCTATGCTGGCAACCTGCTCAATCTGACTTTTGCCTGGTACGATTATCTTCTATTAATCATTTTTGTACTTGGCGGAGCACTTGTCTATGCGGGAATATTCGTCCTGCTTGCAAGCATCGGTTTCTGGTCAGATGCAAGAACATCCATTATGCCGATGATGTACAATATCGGAAACTATGGAAGGTATCCGGTTGATATTTATAACAGTGTTATCAGATTTGTCCTGACATGGATCCTCCCATTTGCCTTTGTCGGTGTATACCCGTCTGCATACTTCCTTGGGAGGTCCGAATGGTATGGTTACGCGTTTATGACTCCATTTATCGGAATAGCATTTTTTGTTCTAGCCGTATTTGTCTGGAATGTCGGAGTAACGAAATATAGAGGTGCAGGGAATTAACCTCGAAATAGTGGATTGAAGCGGAAGGCACTCGACTCCGAGGGGAGCTAGCGGTAGGTTGAGACCCCGCAACGAAGAAGGAGGCTCAAGCAGCGCCCCGCGGAAAGCGAGTGCCTGCAGCGAAAAGGAACGATCAAACTTTATACCAACAAAAAAGCATACCTGTTCTTCCTTAGCGTATATTGTACTAATGGCATGTCCCGCATTGGAGGAATAGGATGCTTTATTTATTTATCGTCATCTTCATATTCATCGCTATTTTTATAAGTTTTTCCCATGTTTTTTCATCAGAAAGCAGAAGTATACCCTATGTCTCAAAAGAAACACTCCTTCTGTTACTGCTGATATACTCGACACTGTTGCTTTCGTTTGGTCTTTTATATACTGTTCTCCATATTGAAGGGCACCCTGTTCTATTGGAAAGAGGCGAACTGATCAGCGGAAGTTACTTTTCCATTTTCTTTCGCTCCGTCTATTTCAGTGCGATCACCATATTGACGGTTGGATACGGAGATATCACTCCAATAG
This window of the Sutcliffiella horikoshii genome carries:
- a CDS encoding ABC transporter ATP-binding protein, whose protein sequence is MHNVIEVDSLRKEFKAYSSRSGLKGAFRDLFTRNYKIVPAVNDVSFTIKQGEMVGYIGENGAGKSTTIKMLTGILTPTSGTVRVNGMNPHKEREEFVRSIGVVFGQRSQLWWDIAVQESFRLLKKVYKVSDEDYNEHMDHVIETLDIGHLLDKPVRKLSLGQRMRCELAAALIHNPPLLFLDEPTIGLDVLVKLKIRQFLKEINEKYKTTILLTTHDMADIEALCERVVMLDEGKVIYDGSLQKLRNNWGEGKQIRFQFAQNVTEEQLTPLTPDLEVLWKNEGKETIWSAVVSKEEEEISELIGRVVGQFSITDLTIQEISTEEIIRNIYDKGMVAGTEPTSQKQPVLTHG
- a CDS encoding potassium channel family protein; the protein is MLYLFIVIFIFIAIFISFSHVFSSESRSIPYVSKETLLLLLLIYSTLLLSFGLLYTVLHIEGHPVLLERGELISGSYFSIFFRSVYFSAITILTVGYGDITPIGIGRAIAMTEALIGFVMPAAFVVRVVLHMDGRER
- a CDS encoding ABC transporter permease, giving the protein MFYVSMFFQYIGQYIKTRFQYRADLVVEILSDLLFQAVNLVFILVVFGHTQFLSGWSREEIIFIYGFFLIPYALFSSFFNIWDFNERYIVKGEMDRILTRPIHSLFQVVLERMELESLFGVFTGVAIMIYAGNLLNLTFAWYDYLLLIIFVLGGALVYAGIFVLLASIGFWSDARTSIMPMMYNIGNYGRYPVDIYNSVIRFVLTWILPFAFVGVYPSAYFLGRSEWYGYAFMTPFIGIAFFVLAVFVWNVGVTKYRGAGN
- a CDS encoding ABC transporter permease produces the protein MDKYIEMIRIRFLMMLAYRTNYYSGILIYSINIGAYYFLWQAIYSGKEDIQGISTIQMTTYVAVAWMARAFYFNNIDREIAQEIKEGKVAVELIRPYNYLGMKTMQGLGEGIFRLAFFSVPGMVIVALVFPLEFSANFATWGLFGISIIFSFIVNTQINLLTGIMTFFLFNNDGLIRAKRVVIDLFSGLLLPISFYPLWAQDIMSFLPFQAISYIPSMIFTEGITGNAVFQALFMQMIWVFILIIPIQLLWNLAKKQLVVQGG